Genomic segment of Candidatus Zixiibacteriota bacterium:
ACCAGACTATGTCTTCTCCTCATCCAGTAATCCTTCAACAATCTAAAGTAAGAGCGCGTTCGTTTATTAAGCTCGGAATCTGCCGAAAAATCCTTAATCCTAAGTTCAACAACCTCTTCGAGGGTCTTCTTGGATATTCCGCGACTGTGGGAATGCCACATTTCTGGGCTGTTTAACCGATCTGCAATATTCTTTGCCGTAAGTTTCTTTCTCTCGTGTGTTACTGTTTCGTTCTTAGTCTCAGTGACAGTCCAGTTCTTAAACTTATACCGGATGAGCCAATCCTCTATTAGGGACGTGGCTAACTGTTTTTCTTGATCGTAATGGTAGAGCGTGCCTGGATCAAACTTGTTAAGCATAAAGGCAAGCTCGGCCGACGACAGCTTCCCATCATTAGACAGACCAACAAACTTCTCAAATTCTTTCAGATAGCCGATAGCTGAAACCATGTTGCCGCCTGGAGAATCAACTTGGGGGTCTATGGGGCCAAGCACAGAATAGTAGTCCATATATATGTCATCACCAGACATTACAAGTACAGTTCCCGCGGACATGGCGAAGTTAGGAACTAAGAAATTAACTGTCTTGTAGTGATGTCGTAATATGCTGGCAATGCGTTCTACTGGTAGCAAGTAACCACCGTTGGTTTCAATAATGAACATTAAGGTCTCTTTCTTGTCCTTGATCCGCTCAATAGCATCTCTAACAAAATCATCAACACTATAAACAAGGCTTCCAGAGAACCCAAGAACATCCGAGTCTATATGTTCTTCCAGTTGCCGAATCCCTTCAGTCAAGAGATTCTCAATCGCGACATTAGAACTTTCAGGGAATTGTTCGGACATGCTTCCACCCGCCATTTTTCTTGCCGTTCTCAGTTCAATAGTACTCATTTCGACACCAATGTCAAGCTCAATATGCATTATGACGTATCACTCAAAGAAATACGAAAGTTATAATCTATCACTTTTGTCACCGTGATAGTAACACCACTGGATCGGTAGAGTTTCCGGTATTCTTAAACTCATTCAATGCCAACCATTTGCAGGCAGCTCAGAAATATATCCTGAATGACGTGTAGTAGATGTCCGGGTAGCTGCCGAATTCAGAACCTATTGATACCGATATGTCGGGGTGGACTTCACTGACCCTCAGCTTTGGCCCTCTGCCAAGGCCGGTGAACGCGCCAGCCGCTATATAGATGTTATTAGAAATGTTATATTCGATGGATGGAGCAACCAGCACCGATGGGTCTGTTGCATTGATGAGCGCCTGACCGCTGAGAGTCACCAGCGGTGTCAGTTGGTATGCAAAGCCGGGGGAAAGGTAGTGGCAGCCAAGTAGATAGACCGCACCATCGGTATAGGCGGTCGTCGAAAACTTTCCGATGTATTTATCCTGATCGGTTGTGCCAGCCTGGTTGAAGTGATATTCGATAAAGCCATAGAGACCGCTCGCGAAACTGTAGTCGAGCCCTGCCGAGCCGCGAAAATACGACTCTCCGGATATAATCCCGGAATCGCCGAGCGCATTCGCGAAAACATAAGCGCCCTCCGCCCAGAATCCCGCTCCTCCGATTGAACGCGCTATGTTGAGTCCTGCCATTAGGTTTTCGCGGAAGCCGACCATCATGATCGATACATCCGTGCGGCCTGCATAGAATTTGCCTCGTGCGAAAAACGCGCTCTGGTCAAATTTGAAATCATCTCCGAAGACATAACCCGCATCGATTTCGCCCATAAATCCGAGCGGATAACGGAGGCGGATGGCGTCGACACCGACACGATCTTCCGTATCCAGCTCGTTATATGTGTATGGTGCGATTACATCGGTCGGATTGACCGCGCGAGCCGATCCCCATGCGATAGCCTGCCTGCCGACATAAAGATCGAACTGCGATGCCCGAATTGTGACAAACATGCGATCGAGGTTTTGCGACAGCGCGAAACTCTCGGCATCGTCGATATTTCTGGGATAGAGTCTATCCTCAAGATCGATTGCGCGGTAACTGAACGGGTTGATCTGCGCTATAGTGATGGCAGATGTGAACAGCCTTTTGTCTTGCACTTTGCCGGAGAGGTCATATTCGGTGTTCAGAGCGAATTTCTCCGATATTCGCCATCGCGCCTTCATCCGAAGGCGATTGCTTACCGACCCGAGCAGCGGTTCATCCGGTCGGAATCCGGGACCGGTGAAAGCTGGGAAATCGAGGATGGTAGAGAAGTTTTTTGCGTATCCATTAATACTCAGATTATCGGTTGCCACCGCATCGACGAACGTCGCGGCCAAGATCGCATTGACGAGAAGTATCGCTTTGAAGCGAATCATCATCGAACATCATCCGTATCGATCAATCCATCTTTCAGCTCGATCAAACGACGCGCCTTATCCATAATCTTCACATCATGTGTCGAGAAGATGAATGTGACTCCGCTTTCTTCATTGAGTCTGCGCATCATGTCGATCAGCGCATTTGCCGATGTCGAGTCGAGATTGGCGGTCGGTTCATCCGCGAGGATCAGTTTCGGTTTGGCAACCATCGCTCGCGCGATGGCGACACGCTGTTGCTGACCGCCGGATAGCTTGCTCGGCAGGCGGCTGCCATAGTCATCCAGCCCGACCTCTCTGAGAATATTCATCACACGCTCGTGGCGTTCATCTTTGGACACACCCTGCAATAACATTATATATTCGATATTCTCCTCGACCGTCAGTACCGGAATCAGATTATAAGCCTGAAATATGAACCCAATATTATCTCTGCGGAAATCGGAGAGCTCTTTGCCGCTCATGACCGACAACAGCTTACCGCCGAGCCAGACTTCGCCGTCACTAACGCTGTCGAGGCCGGAGATCACGTTCAGAAATGTCGTTTTGCCCGATCCTGAAGGTCCCACTATGGCGGTGAATTCACTCTTGGCGATTTTGAGGTCGATCCCCCGCAGCGCCATGACAGGTATCCCGTTTTCGGAGTACTCTTTAGTCACTCCTTCTGTCACAACCACGAAGCCATTGTCAATGCTCATGTCACATATCTCCTCACAAACTCTTCCGCATTGCTTTTGCCGGCATCAGCTTTGCCGCAAATGTAGCAGGGTAGAAGCTGACCAGCGTTGTAAACACGAACACCCAGAATGGGAACTTAATATACTGACTGACTTCCATTACAGGGTAGAGCGGTTCACGGAAAGTGACGCCGGAATACTCAATTCCAGTATAGTCGATTCCGATCTGGCCGCTGATTATACTCACCGCCAACCCCAGGATTATGCCTATGAGGCTGCTGACTACCGCGAGAGCTCCCGCTTCGAATACGATCAGCCGTCCGATAGCAAACGGCCTTGTGCCGACCGCGCGCATCACACCGAATTCATACATGCGCTCGTAGAGCGACATAAAAAGAGTATTGATTATCCCGAGTGCCACGACACCGAACAGAATCAGCCCAACGAGATAAGTACTGAAATCTGCCAACTCGAATGCAGCTGCCATTTGAGGCAGAATATCCGCCCAGCCGAACGCCTCGTTTTCGTCGGTGGATAAGTTGCTCCAGAACGGTATGCTCTTATCCCTGCCGAACTCGCTGCTCGTAAATTTGATCGCGATCTCGTGTATCCCATGATCGAGTCCGAGCATATCTTGTGCCTTGCCCAGGTCGATAAACACCATCCCTTTGTCCATATCGGTGATTCGGAATCGGAATATTCCAGAGATACGGAACATCTCCTGTGCGAGATCACCTGTCTGGGCTTCGGTTGCAGTCATGACCAAGCGATCTCCGAGCCCGACTTCCAGAATCTCTGCGAGTTTTGCACCTATTAAGATATCACGCAGATTCGATCCGTCGATGTATTTCCCCTCGATAATGGCCTCGTCTATCTGAGACAGATCTACTTCGGTTGCCGGATCTATGCCGACCATGCTAATCGCGCTGACATTAGCCGGCGAAGTTATCATCGCGAAGGACATCACGCGCTGTGTGTAACGCTCGACGATGGGTTCTGTATCGAGCTTCGCGAGTGTTCCGTCAAGATTGCCGATTGTTTTTTCTACTTCAAAGGTCTCTCTGAATCCGTCGCGATGAATCTGCGCGTCTCCGAGAAACGAAGCCGTCGCCGAATGAATCAGGTTTTTCTCCATGCCGATCATCAGGGCGTCGACCCAGATGAGCGCTGCCAGTCCGATTCCGATGGCGGTGCCGGTGATGAACGTACGCCTCTTGTTGCGGAACAAATTCCTGATTGCAAGCCTCAAGTACAGTTTCATTTGACGATTCCTAATGAGTTCGCATAGCCTTCACCGGTGCAATGTGGGCAGCCTTAAGTGCCGGAAAGATCGATATCAGCGTTGCAGAAATCACAATGCACAGAGCGGGAATATAGAAACAGCGAGCATTGTTTTCCCCGTACATGGTGGTGAATTCCACGCCGCCGAAAGTGAATGACTGCCCGAGTGAGATGCCGTGTGTCGAGAGGATGTCGTTCGCAATGTAGCTGAGTCCACTGCCTATTATCACGCCGATTATCGACATAAAGAAGACTTCAGCGAGGACGAGCCGGAACACTTGACTCGGCGATGTCCCGACCGCCCGCAGCAGTCCGTATTCTCTTGTTCGTTCGAGGACGGTCATCAGTACCGTGTTGAGCACACCAACCGCCACAACGAGAATTATGACAAACAACATCACCCACATGCCCTGCTGGTCAGCCTGCATAGCCTGATAGAACGTGTTCGCAAATTCCTTCCAGGTTTCGACAGCTAGGTCCTGTCTGTTTATCGCAGCCCTGATCTCCAGCGCCAATTCCGGGATATCACCGAGATCGGTGCCAATAACCGCTATTTCGTGCACTTGGCCATCGAGAACGAGAAGTTCCTGAGCATCACTCACGTGAAGATAGAGTGAAATCTGATCACTCATCTTGTCGCTACTTTCGATGAAACCAGTTGCTATGTACAGATCATTCGCGATTGAACCATCAGCTCCCTGTGACAGAATCACGACCTCGTCGCCAATCTTTGCATAAAGGACTTGCGCCAGCCCTTTACCAAGAAGTATCTCGTGTTGCGGAGTCATGGAAAGAGATTTTCCCTCAATGACTTTCTTATCAAGACGGGTTGCAGTGTTTTCCAGTCTGGGATCCACACCAATGATCTTCACACCGGCGCTTTTATCTCCAACCGATGCGAGCCCTGCTGAGAAGACGCGTGGCGCGCAGGATTGCACACACGGAACGCTCAACACCTGATTCTCTATCTTATCGTAGTCATGTATTGTCTTGTAAAGCGTCGGCTTATCCAAATACCCCTGTGTATGAATCTGGATATGACCGAGCTGATTACGGGTGAAGAGATCGATTATGTTGTTGTAACTTCCGTCAGACCACCCGATCGACACCGCAGAGAGAGTGAATCCCCCGAGCATTGTCAATACCGTGAGTATCGTGCGGCGCTTCTGCCGGAAAATATTGCGGAAGGCGATCTTTATCATCATAAGTTAGTGCCCCGCTACTCCTCGGTGCGAAGAGATCGGAGCGTGAACATCTCTTCCGGGATTTCAGCGTCAAACTCAACAGTCAGATATCGGATAACAGTCTTGTTTCCCTCTTTAGTCATCGGAACCATCTCCATTGTCGATGGAATTATGCGGTCGCCGAACTTCCTGACGTTGGAATAAGTCAGCACTCGCATGAGATTTCCCTTTTCGTCATAGTATTTCTGCCATACCGGAATATGGTCACTTTTTCTGACGGCTATCACGACATTCCCCCAGACTACTGGTAGATCCTCTCTGGGAATGCTGTTTATGAACATCAGACTGGTATCGGAATCCGGAATTTCGATGAGTTCGTATGAGTAATCTTCGAAAAGCGAGAACTCCTTGACGAGATCATCATTGGTGAAATCCGATCCCATCCAGGAACTCATCATCATCGATGGGGGGACTTTCATGACTTTGTTGGTTTTTGGAAGATAATTCCACATCTCATTCTGGATCCTGAGAGTGGCGACGCCCATCTCCTTCTTTGGGGAGGTGATTCTCAGGAGTGTCTTTTTCATGCCTTCTGTCCAGGCTTTCATCGAGAGTGTTCGCTGCCAGTTCGGTGTCACAATCTCCATCTCGATTTCCGAGTAGCTCGACTGCGATCGATAGAGCGCGTCGATTCTGCGAATTATCTCTACCAATTCGGTCTGAGTCAAGCTGTTTTTGGATTGTTGTGCCCATAATGTCGGCACAAGGAGTAGCCAGATTAGAAGCAGAACTTTTAGATTAGCCATTCTCTGATCCTCTGCGTCAAGCAAGTTCAGTGCTGATTAGCGGGTTACGGTTAATCTGACCTTATCTGTTTCAGTGCTTCCGAGAAAGTAATGAAACGGATACGATCTCTATATTTGTTACGCGTCGTTGTTACCAACGATTCCAGAAGTTCAAGCTGCGGAGTGAACATCATCTTCGGATGGTTTATGAGCGAAACGAAGATATTCTCACCATCGCTGTGTCTGGCAACGTAATCATTAAACCCGGTGAGCAGCATTTTCAGATCATATCCCTTCGTGTCGCAAGATAGATTGAACCAGGGATTCGTATATAGGTAGCGTAAGTTGTACTTGATGAGGGTCTTCATATTCGCCAATGTGGATTGACGCTGAGATCGAGAAACTCCGGTGCCCCGCAGCATTTTCACAGATATTGCCCTTCTCCATATGAATTCAAGCCTGTTGAGAATATCCATCTTGAATGTTCCGATTGGAATCTCGAACAGTCCGCTGGTGGACGGAGCTGTCACGCCGGTTTCGGGATTCATGAACCAGTTTGCGGAGGTAGGAGCATTGCTGTAATCGATCTCGATTGTATCCAGTTTGAATCTAACTCCCTTTACCACACTCGAATCGAGCAGTATTCCGCTTTCCAGGAGGGCGCTGATGAGTTCCCGTTCACGAGGCTGCAGGGCGAGGCCCGCAGCACGGAATGCGATACACTTATAGTCCGAGTTCACTGGCTGAATTAGTCGATTGAGATAATCAATTCCGCGCCGAATGACAACGGGAGCTGACAAGTGCGTGTCATCGTACCCAAGCTCGGCCATGTACATTCTGTCAGTCGAGACGCGCCATTCTCCATCACGGAATGAGGAGAACAACCAATGTGGATGAAGGTGCAGCTGGACATCGTGGCCATCCCGAACGGCGTCGCACAGCTGCTGCTCAAAAAGATGTGGATACTTCTCGATCCCGGAATCCCGATGCGCCCATACGGAACAGACATCCGCGAAGAACGTTATCGGGACATCGATCCGCCTGCTCAGGTCAAGTAGTTCGCGTGTTGGCGCAAAAAGCACCTCGTCATCACTCAGAAAATTCCTCCCAAGGAATAACTCATAATCTGCTGTGATGAGGAGGTTTATTATGGGTGACGACACGGTGCAGTCCTTCGAGTTGCAGTACCAATGTGCAGCGTTATCCTCACTACTTTGCTGTCCAGGCTCTTGATCTTCTACCTACCAACTTTCTGTATCTCTGTTCTCGTCAGTGAGTTTGTCTTCGGTCAGGTACATCGTGACATGCTTCGCAGCGAGTCGCTTCAGCTCCTCGTACAGGACATCTGCTTGCATAACCCATGATTCTGCATCGCCGAATTTGAACCGTTCGAGAATGCCTTTGCGTGCGAGATGATACGCCAGTTTTTCGCATATCCATGCGCCTTCAGGATAATCAATCCGTGTCCGTGCAATCCCCGGATCAAACCGGCAGACATCACGTTCGACCATTTCTCCGGACGAATTGATGTACTTCACCGGGAATTTGGGGGTGTGAACTTCAAAAGGAAATCCTTCCCATGTGTCCTCCATGTAGTGCGCCACGCCAAGGCCCTGAGCAATCGAGATTCCGATTCCGACCACTTTGCCCTTCAACTCCACCAATCGACCGACCGGAGAGTCTGCATGACAGACTTCTGGAGCCATTTCGTGGCCGTTCGTCGCGTATTCGGCATGCTTTCCGATCGCGCAGCTTGACGAGAACGGATGTGAGCTGCGCAGCACCCCCGGGTATGCACGGAAGACCTCAGTGATTTTCCCTGTGGCCGACGGGGAAGTTCGAAGATCCAGCATCTTGCCATGCTTCAGGTTCCGCAAGAAAGATCCGGCTGAGTTGTAGCATGGCATGATCAGCGTACCTTCGTCTGTAAGAAGTTCGATAAGGCTTGCGATAACAGTCGCCGCGCATCCTTCCACCCTTCCTATGCTGGAGAGTGAAGAATGTACCATGATGACATCACCGGCTCGAAATCCGGCGCTTCTCAGGTCGGCGGCGAGATCACCGAGCTTCAAGAGAGGACTGTTCTTACGATTGAGTGCCTTACTTCGAGAATGGCGGCATCGCGATAGCGCTCTAAGCGCATCCAATGCTGTTTCAGGAAGGTGTTTCCTGCACCAGATTCTTGCACTGTGGATGAGTGTCCTGACAAATCTCATGTTGCCACGGTGTAGGTCAATCCGTGTCCTCCAGACGGAATTTCAGTTCGAAAATATAATCGGTGTAGCATCTGTTGGCAATTCATATCTCAGAGTGTGTCGTTTCTGCACATTTTTTGG
This window contains:
- a CDS encoding serine dehydrogenasease yields the protein MHIELDIGVEMSTIELRTARKMAGGSMSEQFPESSNVAIENLLTEGIRQLEEHIDSDVLGFSGSLVYSVDDFVRDAIERIKDKKETLMFIIETNGGYLLPVERIASILRHHYKTVNFLVPNFAMSAGTVLVMSGDDIYMDYYSVLGPIDPQVDSPGGNMVSAIGYLKEFEKFVGLSNDGKLSSAELAFMLNKFDPGTLYHYDQEKQLATSLIEDWLIRYKFKNWTVTETKNETVTHERKKLTAKNIADRLNSPEMWHSHSRGISKKTLEEVVELRIKDFSADSELNKRTRSYFRLLKDYWMRRRHSLVIHTRHGYDGWGQ
- a CDS encoding ABC transporter ATP-binding protein; protein product: MSIDNGFVVVTEGVTKEYSENGIPVMALRGIDLKIAKSEFTAIVGPSGSGKTTFLNVISGLDSVSDGEVWLGGKLLSVMSGKELSDFRRDNIGFIFQAYNLIPVLTVEENIEYIMLLQGVSKDERHERVMNILREVGLDDYGSRLPSKLSGGQQQRVAIARAMVAKPKLILADEPTANLDSTSANALIDMMRRLNEESGVTFIFSTHDVKIMDKARRLIELKDGLIDTDDVR
- a CDS encoding ABC transporter permease — translated: MKLYLRLAIRNLFRNKRRTFITGTAIGIGLAALIWVDALMIGMEKNLIHSATASFLGDAQIHRDGFRETFEVEKTIGNLDGTLAKLDTEPIVERYTQRVMSFAMITSPANVSAISMVGIDPATEVDLSQIDEAIIEGKYIDGSNLRDILIGAKLAEILEVGLGDRLVMTATEAQTGDLAQEMFRISGIFRFRITDMDKGMVFIDLGKAQDMLGLDHGIHEIAIKFTSSEFGRDKSIPFWSNLSTDENEAFGWADILPQMAAAFELADFSTYLVGLILFGVVALGIINTLFMSLYERMYEFGVMRAVGTRPFAIGRLIVFEAGALAVVSSLIGIILGLAVSIISGQIGIDYTGIEYSGVTFREPLYPVMEVSQYIKFPFWVFVFTTLVSFYPATFAAKLMPAKAMRKSL
- a CDS encoding FtsX-like permease family protein, whose amino-acid sequence is MMIKIAFRNIFRQKRRTILTVLTMLGGFTLSAVSIGWSDGSYNNIIDLFTRNQLGHIQIHTQGYLDKPTLYKTIHDYDKIENQVLSVPCVQSCAPRVFSAGLASVGDKSAGVKIIGVDPRLENTATRLDKKVIEGKSLSMTPQHEILLGKGLAQVLYAKIGDEVVILSQGADGSIANDLYIATGFIESSDKMSDQISLYLHVSDAQELLVLDGQVHEIAVIGTDLGDIPELALEIRAAINRQDLAVETWKEFANTFYQAMQADQQGMWVMLFVIILVVAVGVLNTVLMTVLERTREYGLLRAVGTSPSQVFRLVLAEVFFMSIIGVIIGSGLSYIANDILSTHGISLGQSFTFGGVEFTTMYGENNARCFYIPALCIVISATLISIFPALKAAHIAPVKAMRTH
- a CDS encoding outer membrane lipoprotein-sorting protein, with the translated sequence MANLKVLLLIWLLLVPTLWAQQSKNSLTQTELVEIIRRIDALYRSQSSYSEIEMEIVTPNWQRTLSMKAWTEGMKKTLLRITSPKKEMGVATLRIQNEMWNYLPKTNKVMKVPPSMMMSSWMGSDFTNDDLVKEFSLFEDYSYELIEIPDSDTSLMFINSIPREDLPVVWGNVVIAVRKSDHIPVWQKYYDEKGNLMRVLTYSNVRKFGDRIIPSTMEMVPMTKEGNKTVIRYLTVEFDAEIPEEMFTLRSLRTEE
- a CDS encoding AAC(3) family N-acetyltransferase; the encoded protein is MRFVRTLIHSARIWCRKHLPETALDALRALSRCRHSRSKALNRKNSPLLKLGDLAADLRSAGFRAGDVIMVHSSLSSIGRVEGCAATVIASLIELLTDEGTLIMPCYNSAGSFLRNLKHGKMLDLRTSPSATGKITEVFRAYPGVLRSSHPFSSSCAIGKHAEYATNGHEMAPEVCHADSPVGRLVELKGKVVGIGISIAQGLGVAHYMEDTWEGFPFEVHTPKFPVKYINSSGEMVERDVCRFDPGIARTRIDYPEGAWICEKLAYHLARKGILERFKFGDAESWVMQADVLYEELKRLAAKHVTMYLTEDKLTDENRDTESW